The Bacillus sp. NEB1478 genome contains the following window.
TTAGTGAATGAAAATAGACGGCAATTGTTAAAAGACGAATCCTATATTGAGGCGTTAGAGAAAAAATTAGATGAGAAACATATGAAAAACGCATAAAAAAACCTTTGCCGAATCGGCAAAGGTTTTTTTACTGTCATTTAGTTACTTTGTGTTTGTGAAGAATGAGCTAATTTATTACGAAGTACCATTGGTAGAATACCGCCATGACGATAGTACTCAATTTCAACTTCACTATCAAAACGTGCTAATACTTCAAATGTCTTTTCTGTTCCATCT
Protein-coding sequences here:
- a CDS encoding FbpB family small basic protein; this encodes MRRIRKMNFRELVNENRRQLLKDESYIEALEKKLDEKHMKNA